The following are from one region of the uncultured Campylobacter sp. genome:
- a CDS encoding NAD-dependent epimerase/dehydratase family protein encodes MSSKRVFITGIEGFTGRYLERYLRGLGYEVSGGALSPSAPHHAHLDLLDKDSIKAAFRVKFDYIIHLAAVSFAMADPAEIKNANEIGTLNLLDALNAVKFKKAVFASSASVYGGGEAPMSESSALNPQSVYAQSKIYMEEQIARSGLPFIIARPFNYTGAGQSENFLIPKIVRHFRDKASAIKLGNLTPKREYNDVNDVVRIYAQLLELEANGEIFNIGSGKAYSIEQILQILRRLSGCDIAVQSDAKFIRTNDPALLVCDTAKLLNYGITPCSGDIEALLRLMLASD; translated from the coding sequence TTGAGTTCTAAGCGCGTTTTTATTACGGGCATCGAGGGTTTTACGGGTCGCTATTTAGAGCGGTACCTTCGCGGGCTAGGCTACGAGGTATCAGGCGGCGCCTTAAGCCCTAGCGCACCGCATCACGCGCACCTTGATCTGCTTGATAAAGATAGCATAAAAGCCGCCTTTAGAGTTAAATTCGACTACATCATCCATCTAGCCGCAGTTTCGTTTGCTATGGCAGATCCCGCCGAGATAAAAAACGCAAACGAAATCGGCACGCTAAATTTGCTAGACGCCCTAAACGCCGTTAAATTTAAAAAGGCGGTCTTTGCAAGCTCGGCTAGCGTCTACGGCGGAGGTGAGGCGCCTATGAGCGAAAGCTCCGCGCTAAATCCGCAAAGCGTCTATGCCCAAAGTAAAATTTATATGGAAGAGCAAATCGCTAGAAGCGGACTTCCTTTTATCATCGCGCGTCCTTTTAACTATACGGGCGCGGGACAAAGCGAAAATTTCCTCATTCCAAAAATCGTGCGACATTTTAGGGACAAAGCTTCCGCAATAAAGCTCGGAAATTTAACGCCAAAACGCGAGTACAACGACGTAAACGACGTCGTGCGGATATATGCGCAACTACTAGAGCTCGAAGCTAACGGCGAAATCTTTAATATCGGCTCGGGCAAGGCCTATAGCATCGAGCAAATTTTACAAATTTTACGCCGTTTAAGCGGGTGCGATATCGCCGTACAAAGCGATGCCAAATTTATCAGGACAAACGACCCCGCCCTACTCGTCTGCGATACGGCAAAACTGCTAAACTACGGCATAACTCCTTGCAGCGGCGATATAGAGGCGCTACTACGCCTAATGCTAGCTAGCGACTAG